From Fusobacterium varium:
GATGTACTCTGATTATTCCTTTAACATCTTTACCATATGACCCTGCTTCTCTTCTAAAACATGGAGAATAAGCTGTATAATATTTAGGCAGTTCTTTTTCATCCAATATTTCTTTTCTGTGAATATTAGTCATTGTAATTTCTGAAGTTGAAATAAGAAACATATCATCAGTAGTTCTATACATATCATCTTCAAATTTAGGAAGCTGTCCAGTTCCTTCGCATATTTCTCTTTTTACTAAAAATGGAGTTATATGTTCAGTATAACCATGTTCTGTAGTATGCATATCAAGCATAAAGTTAATAAGAGCTCTTTCAATTCTAGCTCCCATTCCTCTATATAGTACAAATCTTGATCCTCCCAATTTTGATCCTCTTTCAAAGTCAAGTATTCCAAGATTTTCTCCTATTTCCCAGTGAGATTTTGGTTCAAATGTAAATTCTTTAGGAGTTCCCCATCTTCTTACTTCAACATTTGACTCTTCATCTTTTCCTATCGGAGTACCTTCCTGATACATATTAGGAATTACCATTTGAAAATAAGTAAGTTTTTCATCAACTTCTGCTAACTTTGTATCAAGTTCTTTTATCTGAGCAGAAACTTTTCCCATCTCTTCTATTATTTGAGAAGCATCCTGTTTTTCTTTCTTTAATCTTGCAATCTCAGCAGATTCAGTATTTCTTTTTTGTTTTAAAAGTTCTACTTCACCTAATATTGCCCTTCTTTCTTCATCTAGTCTGTCAAATTCTGTAAGATCAATATTGCTGTTTCTGTTAGCAAGCATTTCCTTTACAAGTTCTCTGTTTTCACGAATAAATTTTAATTCTAACATATTTGTCCCCTCTCTAAATTATTTATTATTTTAAGAATTTATTTTATATCCACATCTTTTAATTTTCACATTTTGCTGCTCAATACCTACAAGTTCAAGATAGGAGTTAGGTGAAGTATTTATTATTTCCATAATAATCTTGTTATTATCTCTTTTAAAAGATTTTATCCTCACTTTAAGATCTCTTGTTACAGTTTTTCCTTTTTTTTCTTTTACTTCTATTATTTCATCTCTGTTCAAAAGTTCTTCTAACTTTGAAATATCTTCTTCGCTGCCTTCAATCTCATATATCATT
This genomic window contains:
- the serS gene encoding seryl-tRNA synthetase, with product MLELKFIRENRELVKEMLANRNSNIDLTEFDRLDEERRAILGEVELLKQKRNTESAEIARLKKEKQDASQIIEEMGKVSAQIKELDTKLAEVDEKLTYFQMVIPNMYQEGTPIGKDEESNVEVRRWGTPKEFTFEPKSHWEIGENLGILDFERGSKLGGSRFVLYRGMGARIERALINFMLDMHTTEHGYTEHITPFLVKREICEGTGQLPKFEDDMYRTTDDMFLISTSEITMTNIHRKEILDEKELPKYYTAYSPCFRREAGSYGKDVKGIIRVHQFNKVEMVKIATQESSYDELEKMVVNAEEVLQRLELPYRVIQLCTGDLGFSAAKTYDLEVWLPSQNKYREISSCSNCIDFQARRMGLKYRPNGSSKSEFCHTLNGSGLAVGRTFVAIMENYQQEDGSFLIPKALVPYMGGIDVIKK